From the genome of Nicotiana tabacum cultivar K326 chromosome 2, ASM71507v2, whole genome shotgun sequence:
TCCATATCTCATTGGGAATTTCAAAATTCAGCGGTACATAAGGTCCCATGTTTATGAGGTAAGATGTCGTGTGAACAATCTCGACCCAAAAATATTTCGGCAACCCATAATGTATTCTCATACTTCTGGCTCGTTCATTCAGGGTTCTGTTCATCCTCTCAACAACTCTATTTTGTTTCGGTGTTCCAAGAACTGTCTTGATCATTCTGATCCCATTATCCAAACAGAATGCTTTGAACTCTTTACTATCATACCCTCCTCCATTGTCAGACTTCAAACATTTTAACTCTAGGCTTGTCTGATTTTTAACTTCAACTTTCCATCTTTTAAAGATAATAAACACAtcagatttaatttttaaaaaataaacccaTACCTTTCTCGTGGAATCATCAATGATAGTGACATAATAGCACGAGCCTCCCAGAGAAGTTACAGGAGCTGGTCCTCACACATCCGTACACACTAGTtccaacttttttttctttagcGTCCTTCCCGCctttgagaaactaactctcttttattttccgTAAATGCAATCTTCGCATAAACCTAATTCAACATGCTTGATGTTTGGCAACTTTTCCTTGGATGCTAACAACTTCATTCCCTTCTCACTCATGTTCCCGAGCCTCCGGTGCCACAATATTGTGTCATGACCATGGTTAACTATTGCTATAGTATCTCTCATTGTGGTTGCATACAGTGTTCCTTTCTTGAAGCCTCGTGCcataactaaattttctttggtTATGTTTCACGATCCGTTACCGAATACTATTGTGTATCCTTCGTTGTCAATCTGATCCATGgatatcagatttttcttgagGCCTGGAACATTCCTGACATTTTGTAATTTTCACAGCGTGTcttgtgaagtctttatatgGACTTtacttttttgaattttctagcaatataattatgcaataattctttGCATGAGGTAGAGTAGAAGGATGCACCTGAATCCAGAATCCAAGATTCGACACGACTTTCTGTACAAATAATTAGTGTATCACCGACTTGTTAAGCAATTGCATTTGCTAAATTATCATCCTTGTATTGATCGTTCTTCTTCTTCGTTGGCTCTCTACACTGACTACTGTTGTGACCCTTCTTATCGCAATTCCAATAAGTAATGTCTTTGCAATTCTGGATTACCAtcttctccttgactttgatATGCCACAACCATGACTTTGTCCTCTTTGGCTGTTTCTCCCGTTGCTTTCAGTATTAAAAGCAAATCCTGGGGAATCATTTTATTCTCCCCGGCGAATATCTTctcttagaaccaagtctctaatATCATCCAATTTAAGTTTGGTACTACCCGATGAACTGCTAACTGCAATTACTATTGCAGACCAACTTTCCGGTATAGATGATAGTAGAATCAACGCCCTGACTTCGTCATCAAATGTTAATagaactcaactgagttaatattatattaaactcATTGATATGCTCCGTAACAGATCCACCTTCTGTCATCTTTAGGTTGAAAAATTGACgcatcaaatagactttatttgaagcaGATAACTTCTCGTTCATATTTGATAACGCCTTCATCAAGGCTGCAATGGTTTTCTCGTTAATAATGTTAGACGCTACATTTCGTGTTAGTGTCAAACGAATCACATCAAGAGCTTGGCAATCTAATAGATCCCAACCCGCTTTGGCCATATTCTCTGATTTTACCCAGTCAGAGGTAAATGTAATTTTTTCTGATATAAATAATCCTCTATTTGCATTTTTTAGAATCTAAAATCTTTGCCAATTGAACTCGTCAATCTTAACCTTCCCTTCTTCCGATACCATTTTTCACCCAAAAAAATGTGAACAGTGCCTATGAATAGTAACCGCAAATACTAGTCTGTGTAAGAAAATATGTCCCAACCGTATAAGGTAGACAACAATCACTATTGGTGAACAATACTATCACTATTAATGAATAATACCTCACTATTGTGAATAGTATTAATATTGATGATCAATAGCATCACACTAATATTGTGAATAGTACTTGCATAAATACCGTACTTTTCTATCAAAATTATACTattgtgctctgataccaattgttgggAAGCGTGTCTGgctaatagaaagaaaaaaatatatttaaaaaagaaaataataaattacACCAGAAAAGAATTACGTGGTTCGATAATTTTTACCTACTCCACGGTTACACAAAGTataactctttattaattgaagagaaagaagaagctgaggaatgGATTACAACTAAGAAGGGGATGCCTATTTATAGGAAGAGGAAGTAGCTGAAATCTTCAGCAAAATGTGAACATGCGACAGGAAAACACCGCGATTGTAAACCAATTTAAATCATTCACATTTTGTAGTCTTTTCATTAtgacttcctttctttctttgtctttttcacgtatctttttcttctcttttcatttaTTTCTTCCTTTGATTTTTCCACTTTTGTTTTgtcttctcttttatttcttttacaaACAACATGGTTTGCTCCCATCATAAAAGTCCTTAaagattaagaaaatattttgaattgtaaTAAGAAGGGACCAAAGTTACATTGCAGCTCAGAGAACACTGTTTTACATTTACTCTTTGGATAGAtaaatttggaaaagaaaaagaagagactGTCATTTGATAAGTTTAGACCCCGATTTACTAAgcttataatattttatttttaaaatcttgAATAATTGAGATGAAATCACTTCATAATTAAAATCTGTCTCCAAAAGTAGAGCCACCAAAATGGGCTTGGTCCGTGAGACCAGCCCAACCCAGCCCGCTACTTGGGTAGGGTTGGGCTAGGAATTTTTGAGCCCATTTACAACTGAGGCTTATAAGCCCCGCCCAAGTCAGCCCGCTGGCCCTTGAGGCTTGATCGAGGCTGGGCCTAGGCCGGCCCGtgggccaaaaattaattaaaatttaaattaatttctattaaatatttaatatttaaaaaataaaaactagtaACTATAATCCCCATTCCCCAACCCTAGATTGCTCATTTACCCTTCCATATCAACTAGAATTTAGATTTTTGACATGCATGTAATATGAcaaaattagtttttcttttgctaaaATAATAACGAACTCGAAAAGTCTTAGGTGGCCAATATAatcttttttcaaaagaaaatattactttaagTGGCCAATGATCAGTTTGGATTAatttaatatattattgatatttaaactGCTATTCAGTATAGAAAAAGATAAGTTTTAAatacacaaaaaaaaattgaccactagcaaatttcagaaattttaataattttatggACTATAATGATGAAATAAGCAAATGAtgttaatcctaaattaaaaatCCTCAGCATATAAACTTATTGAAACAATCCCCGAgtctgagaaaaatgaaagaaaagtattaagaaaatatttatgtaactttaaaaaagaagagcaagagatatagagaatttgcatttcaattaAAAGATTCCTCATCAAATATCAAGCTTTTTGTACGCTCTTAGCAAACAGAAGTTGTTTACATGATTAATCGATTATGTCACGAAAAtatatttaagaatttaaagaaattctttttttcgaaaaaaaattgAAAGGCCGGCCCGCCCTAGCCTGCGACCCTCTTAGGGTTGGGTTGGACTGACCATTTTAAGGCCCATTCATATGGCGGGCCGACCCGTCCTAGCACACCAAATTTAAAAGCCCACGAGGCTTGGGCTGAGCTGGGTTGTGCTCGCCCGTTTTGACATATCTATCCAAAAGGATGAAATGACATTTGCTTTTAGAAAAAGGTATATTAAAGAATATGGGGAACTAGCACAAAGTCTCAGGATCCGTTTGTCCATAAAAAATTCCTTTTTTcgatatttttgttttaaaaatgtatttgtccaaaacaaattacaattttttgaaaaaaaatcgaaaataagtttgtcaaaatttttattttttttcctctcACAAAGCTGCAATAATTTTTCAAATGAAATGTATATCCAAACATAATtacaaatttcaaataccattttttaacttaactccaaatattactttttttaaaaaattataatttttatgtccaaatgccTGCTTAGAATATTGTGTACGAGAAATGAGGATTTACGATTGGATtgcaggttgaactacattaaTTGCttataataaagttttaaataagtACTTTTAAagtcggtttggtttgattttttcagttatttttttacttaaaaccaaaaccaaatcaaatttgatcggtttttaaattttaacattaaaattaaatcaaaccaaaatattatcgttttttttttgtgtcgATTTGATTCGGTTTTCGGGACACCCCTAGTTGcaatatataaaacaaaaaatatcCTCAGAAATTCTTGAATTTTATGCTAGGTAGACCATGCATTCTCTACAAATTAAGTACAAGTGGATCTATCTATTCAGTGCACTTATAACTGTAAATGGAGCTCCAAGTTGGAAATCAATCTAAATCTTGAACTAGTTTTGCCAACTTCAGATTCATTTACAAATCCTCTTCCTTGTTTGTCATTAACACCCCACTTCTCGAAAACCAAACAAGAACTGGGTATAAAGAAAATGCAGGAATCAACTACCTAATTTTGGATTAAAAGGGGTTCAGTTTATACTTGGAACATAACAAACTATAACAACTGCTGGCATTTTCATGAGATCAAAGGGCAATATAGTAAATAAATCGACGATGACACACTCACAAATTGGTTTCTAAATCTAGGTGTAGACAAATGAAATATTGCCCTGTAGGTAGATATATTGCCAAAGCTAGTCCGTAAAAACGTGTTAACATTTCTTTTTTACCACTTGGAATATACAGTAGCCTTCACTTGCCTTTACTGCCTTGGAATTTCATGGTCACATGAACTCTTTAGTCTTTACTATACTATCTATGATGGGATGTTAAAATGGAAGAGCCAAGAGATGACAAACGCGAACACCATACAAGCTAAGAGGAAATTCAAGAACCGATGGCCATTCAAACAAGTTCGAGTTTCTGAAGTGGCTGATGATACTGGTGCAGACGCTGCATTTGTAGCCAACGCATTGGATTCATTTGTTTGCTGTGCTGACTCAACATCATTTGGACCAACAACATTGCGCGCAATAGAACAACATATTTCACAAGTCCTGGGAAAACAATTTCAAATGTTTAAAAAGGGCCAGAACATAACAAGTAGTATAACAAATTCAATAAAAGGGGATATACTTCTCAAAAGGAACCAGTAGAAGAATCGTAAAAATTGTTTGAATTACCAAATGACGGAACAAATGAAACCGAGCTGGAATATCTCAAAGAACAAAAGTGATAAGGATTCCAATGTCACACAGAAGAATAAAGATTCAAGCACATAAATAAGGGCTAAGCCCGAATTGAATAAATGCCGGGCTATTTTGTCAGAAGACACCAATCTGTTAGAACATAAAAGAACTAAATTTGAAAACCTAGGACTACAACAAGATAATGGTGTCCTGTCCAAGTTTGTAGGACTTCCACGTTTTTAACTGGACATCTGTTCGTATAACTGGAGATACATTTGCATATTAACCTAGCTATTTTGGCAGGAGCAGAAGTTTAAGTGCTTAAGCAGTCATTTCTCATGATGGTGGAATTACCTATCAAGATCCTTGTCTAACTAGGTCTCCTTTGACTACTGAAAGTTGAGAATTTGTACCTTCTGCCAAGAGACATAATCTACAATTATGTGGTTTACATGAACCGGTCAAaaatttgttcagaaagattacTGGGATGCATTTATCAGACAATTCATTTTGTCACTGAAAGAAAAAAACTATAACAAACAGGCCGAGAGTCAAATATTGATAGTAATATGCAACTATACTGAGGACAGGtgacaagaaaaacaaaggtagTAAGAATATAACAAATTAACCCTTGTGAGAATGAATCAACGACTATCAGGTCATAAGAGAAGGTAATGGTGCTGTCATGTGGAACTGGACAGATCTCCAGAGATATTCTCTGTAAGTGGAAAAAGTTTAATtgggtttggttggtttttttttttttggggggggggggggggagggatgAACTTGAGGGGCATTTCTGACTTATACAAGTTGTGATACAAAGTACAAGGTAAGGAAACATAAAGCAGCTCCTCTAGAGCCAGTACAGAGAATATTAAATATCAGTATACTATATAAGTGGATATTCATTCATATGGGACGAATATTTATGTATGTTagtatgtatatacatatataaatgcacCTATGGCCTCTTCAAGATATCGTATTGCCGTTAGATCTCACTGCACAGATCTATCAGTAACTAATCAACCTTATGAGATGAGAAAAATTACAACAGCAAAAATAAGGTGCAAATAAACCATGGAATGAAGTCACTAAACTGTAATGGCACAATTGAATGTATGACAGATTTTACACTTTTGGTTTTGGTGATTGGCATTACCACAGCAGTCTGTAGGAATAATGAACATTGGATTCCTGGCTTCATAGTTGAATAATGATCAAACATAAACAGAAAATTATTCAAGAGATACTGATATTCTCTGTATACTGATATTCAATCTCGTTGCCAATATGATATATCCAAGATGTCCAAAAAAATGTAGCAGTTCGTTGTCCAAATTCAGATAGCACATTTACAAGATTATCTGCTTTTTAATTCCATTTGATCCTTTCAATTACTTAGTTGTTATCAGGGCGAAAGGACGAATTTAAGTAGGAAAGAGGCCCAGACTGCATTTGGATCAAGCAAGCCTGAGATATGCATCTGATGCATCTTTTGTAATTCATTGGTCTGTGGTATTACTTTGAGTGCCTTGTTTTTATTAAATCTCAATCTCTAAAAATACAGTTCTCTTGACCTTCACCACATGTTATTATAGTACTCTTTTCCACTAATTTTTCATAGAATCTCCAGTTTCTAGATCTGTCTCTTTAAACCTTGAAATTTTGGCAGCTATAATTTTCAAATCATTTCCTTTCCAATGAGATCACACATTTGTACAGTGAGTACAAATAACGCGCATCACTAGTATGCACACATTAGAATCTTGACTGTGCACACATTACAAGTCATTGTCAGAGAATAGATAATCTAATTAAAGATCTGCTATCTAAGTAATAGAACATGCAGAGTGGAGGACAACAAAATATTATCTTTTGAGGGGGAAAATTAGAAGTAATTACTTTATCCACTAAGGTCAAATATCCACTTTGTTAAAGAAAAGTGAATGTTAAATATCAGGAAGAGCTTAGAAACTAAAGATTATTTAAAAGGCATGGTAGTAGGAAGAATTGTCGGTGTAATTAGAAATCCTAATCCTAATTCTTTTTAAAAAGTAATTAAAGAGCCTAATTATACTTGTCAAGTTACCATTGCTTTAGTCTCTCACTTTTCAATTTAATTATTCCCTTCAGATTCTTTATTTAACTTTTTCTTATTTCCCATAAAATACATCATGCTATCTCTTTCCCAAGAGAACAAATATCACAAAAACCAAACTTTTACGTTACCCTACCAAAAAAAAGGTTATTCTGACAGATCATGTACTGTAAAAAATCAAACAATTCCAACAGAAGTATCACCAAATCATTTCCACTGCAACCACTAAGGGCAAAGGAATCTAACATATAAGCCAAGCCATAGAAGATAATATGCAGAGTAATTACACTTGAAAACCAGCAAATTAAACAATAATTTGTTTCCAGATGGTAACATTACTACTTAAGCATTCAGATTAATCACATAGGCAATCTACTACAACAACATATAcgagtcaacaacaacaacatacagTGTATTCTTACAAGTGGAGTCTGAGGagaatccaaaatcacaaagaacTAGGTAAAACGAAATAGTAACAACCgacagaaaaaataaataaataaaaaggaagCAAAGGAAACATCAAAATTCAAAGACCATGACATCAATTAAAGGGAAAAATACTTACTTATTTCCTTTGATTTTGAACCAAGTCTCAGCACAATGCTTATGTGCAGCAGCCAAATCATCTTTACAAGAACATCCTAATTCAATAGCAATACCGGACTCAGGACCAGAACTCACCAAACTCAGATGACAAATCCTACAATCTCTTTCAATTTTCCCCACATGCAGCTTCGTTTTACCAACTCCATTTTCTAAATCCACTGAACAATCATCAGACTCAGCTACAGATGAGACTCTCCTTGACTCAGGACCTATCTCAGACTCAGTGCCACAAGCAAAGCTATAATCATCATTATTTGAACCGTCAGCTGTTGAATAAAACTGAGAATAACAAGAACCCTCATCAGCATCTGAGAAACAGACACTACCCTCTTCACTACTACCACTGCCGGAGCACCGGCGACTGTGTCCACCGGCGCCGGCACCGGCCTCTAAATCCACATTACACATATCTACTCTTGCCATTTTAACAACCCCACAATCAAGAAAGTGGAGTAGTTTTTTTCAGTAAAAAAAATATCACGAACACCTTCAAAATTGAAACTTTTGATGATTTCAACTACCAAGATTCATTTTTTAACAACCCATTAACAAGAAATGCTTTTCCAAAAGCAAAAAGATAGCATTAAAAccatcaaaaataaaactttggaGGATTTCAACTTCCAAGATTCAATTTCTCCACATTTTAACAACTCATAAACAAGAAAATACTTTTctcagaaaagaagaagaagatcgcATTACAACCTTCAAAACTGAAACTTTGGAGGATTTAACTACCAAGATTCAATTTTTGAGCCATTTTACCAACCCATAAACAAGAAAATGCTTTTCTCAGCAAAAAGATAGCattaaaaccttaaaaattaAAACTTCGGAggatttcaacttccaaaattcaaaaaaactaaaaataaaaatttaacacACACTTGTGGTGCATGGGTTAAGTGGCTGAATTCTGGCTCTATTAATATGAAAGTTTTAAGGAAGTGGGGTGATGGATTAGGTGACCCATTTAACACCCCATTTCTAAAATTTAGCaccaaagcaaaagaaaggagagagagagagagttactAAATTTTGTTTTTCAAGTGTATGGAAAGTGATGAGAAGAGAGATAGCAGGGTTTAAGGAGGAAAAGAACAAGAACGTAAAAGCGAGAGAGGGGCTCATGGTTCTGTTAGAGTAGCTGTGTGACAGACTTTAGAAGGC
Proteins encoded in this window:
- the LOC107774949 gene encoding uncharacterized protein LOC107774949, which produces MARVDMCNVDLEAGAGAGGHSRRCSGSGSSEEGSVCFSDADEGSCYSQFYSTADGSNNDDYSFACGTESEIGPESRRVSSVAESDDCSVDLENGVGKTKLHVGKIERDCRICHLSLVSSGPESGIAIELGCSCKDDLAAAHKHCAETWFKIKGNKTCEICCSIARNVVGPNDVESAQQTNESNALATNAASAPVSSATSETRTCLNGHRFLNFLLACMVFAFVISWLFHFNIPS